One region of Peribacillus simplex genomic DNA includes:
- a CDS encoding DMT family transporter encodes MKILFPLLAVLGGITIAIQGQINGGLGKKVGVIEASFISFGIGTLALLFIVLFAGNGNISAIASVPKWQLIGGLLGAIYVIVIIVVIPQIGVAPALVGVIAGQILIGALIDHFGLFGGVRIPLDAKKVAGICLLFVSLYLFNHK; translated from the coding sequence GTGAAGATATTATTTCCGTTGCTTGCGGTCCTAGGTGGCATCACCATTGCCATACAAGGGCAAATCAATGGTGGATTAGGGAAAAAAGTGGGGGTTATTGAAGCTTCTTTCATTTCGTTTGGCATCGGGACACTCGCTTTATTATTTATTGTTTTGTTCGCGGGAAATGGAAACATTTCCGCCATCGCGTCTGTACCAAAATGGCAATTGATAGGCGGACTTCTAGGGGCCATTTATGTCATTGTTATAATAGTGGTTATCCCTCAGATTGGAGTGGCTCCTGCCTTGGTTGGGGTTATCGCAGGCCAGATACTGATTGGGGCCCTCATTGACCATTTCGGTTTATTTGGCGGGGTTCGCATCCCATTGGATGCGAAAAAGGTTGCAGGAATATGTTTACTTTTCGTGTCATTATATTTATTTAATCATAAATAG
- a CDS encoding GNAT family N-acetyltransferase gives MLRKGVYQKVLFFKTGISSSGIELSRQLNIRGDSSMGFRELETKRLQLIEIGHQHSESLFDILSKDEVTKYDGIESLTQVEDARRLIDSFKSAYINKRGIRWGVVVKDSGKFIGTVGLNQLSLANKRAEIGYEIHPEYWRKHFTSEAVNEVLRYSFGELKLNRMAALTFKDNFASRNLLKKFGFKEEGSLRSYIFLREQSHDALVFSLLSTEYSQLPQQSV, from the coding sequence TAAGGAAAGGAGTTTATCAAAAAGTATTGTTCTTTAAGACAGGTATCTCTTCTTCAGGAATAGAATTAAGTAGACAGTTGAATATACGGGGGGATTCTTCGATGGGGTTTAGGGAATTGGAAACAAAAAGGCTGCAGTTAATTGAAATAGGTCACCAGCATTCTGAGAGTCTGTTTGACATTTTGTCTAAAGATGAAGTGACCAAATATGATGGGATAGAAAGTTTAACACAAGTTGAAGATGCCCGCCGTTTAATCGACTCGTTTAAAAGTGCTTATATAAACAAACGGGGGATACGGTGGGGAGTTGTTGTGAAAGATTCAGGTAAATTCATTGGTACCGTTGGCCTGAATCAATTGAGCCTTGCCAACAAACGAGCTGAAATCGGGTATGAAATCCATCCTGAATATTGGAGAAAACACTTTACGTCCGAGGCTGTCAACGAAGTATTGCGCTATTCATTTGGAGAATTGAAACTAAACAGAATGGCTGCATTAACTTTCAAGGATAATTTTGCATCCAGAAACCTCTTGAAGAAATTTGGTTTTAAAGAGGAAGGAAGTCTCAGAAGTTATATATTTCTTCGTGAACAATCGCATGATGCCCTAGTGTTTTCCTTGTTAAGCACAGAGTATAGTCAATTACCACAGCAAAGCGTTTAG